In the Firmicutes bacterium CAG:345 genome, ATATTAGGAGTAAGTGTTTTATCTTCTAATACATTGTCATCTGTTAGTGAATATAGTAATTATTCACAAGAAAATGGAATTACTAACAAACGGTTGTTAAAATTAGCAAATAATAATCAGAAAGATGAATTAGCAAGCATGTCTTATGTTGATAATTATATTCCACAAGAAAGAAATGAAGCTGAATTCGATGAAGAAATTTTGTTTGAAGAAAATGATGTCATTTATAATTTATATGCATCAACTAATGAGTATACTGATAATGGACATAAAGATGATCATCCATCAGGGGCTACGAAAGTAAGATTTATTATAAGGACTAATCTTGTCCAAAATTCAAACAATCGTGGTCGTATGGTTATAGGTAATATTGATTATAAATATGGAATTTAATTATGGAAAAGTTTAACATTAAAAAGATGTATGGTTATCATAGGATAATAATATATTTAGTTATGCAATTAAGTATTTTTATTGTTTTACTAGGAATAACATTGTACTTAAAAACAATTGATTTATCAAAAGTTAATAACAAAGAAAATTTCAATGAAGGATTTATAATTTTTATAGTACTTGATGTAATAAGTGCTATTGGTTTTCTAATTTCTATAGCCATATATTTATACTGGTTATATTTATACTGGTTCTTGCCTTTTAAAAACGCTGATGGAGAAATTATAATTATTAAAATCACAGAAAAAACAATAGGAGATATAATGTATTGTACTATTGAATCAAATGAATTTAATAATACTATTGTTAAAATCAGATTTGTATCAACTCGTTATATTCATTTTTTTCCTTTCTACAAAATTGGTGACTATGTAGAATATTTTATTAGAGAAAAAGACTTGTCAAACCCTAAAGTCGTAGTGCTTTATAAATAATTTTAAAAACTATATAAAACATAAATAATATCTTTTAGTATTTACACTAAAAGATATTTTTTTATCTAAAAGGAAAATAAAATTAATATTAAATATTTCTGACTTTTATATTTAAAAATAAAAATTGTTAGTTATTTCCCCCTCAAAAAAAATTAAATATGTATCTAGATTTTTTCGCAAAGCAACTAAATTCTTGTTAAAATGTAAAAAAGAAAATAATACAATGAAAAAAGACAATTTAATATTTATTCACAAACTTTTAAAAGCAATAGCTGATAGTATAATCAAATTATTCTTGCCTTTATACATTTTAAAACAAACAAATGATATTAACTTAGCTATGCTTTATTTAATTATTTATTCATCTTGTGTCATGCTAACAATGTTTATTTTAAAAACAATAATCCAAAAATTTGGCGTATTCGCCATTATGGTTCATTTCATTCCAATAATTGTTACTATGGGGTTATTTTCTTTTTTGCAAATCGATATTACTCTCGTTATAATCGCTGCTATTTTGATGTCATTTTCTCAAACTTTATATTCAATTCCTTTAAACCTTATTTTTACTTTTGGTGATAAAAAAACTAATGTTGGTAAATTTCAAATCGCTTCAAATCTTGGTAAATTAACATTCACTTTAATTTCTGGTTATCTTCTTTCAAGTACTATAAGAAATTCTTTTTTAATACTTTCTATTGTTTCTTCTATTTTTTATATCGGTGGAACAATTCCTTTATTCTTTTCAATTAAAGATTTGCAATCGAATTATGAAATTTTCAAAAAAACTCCTAATAAAAAAGCAAAAATTGATCCTTGGTTTATTATTTTCCATATAAGTTTTGGAATTTTTCAACCAATCATGGACAATATAGTGCCGTTATTTCTCTATATTAACCAATTATCTTTCCATGCCGTAACATTGATGATAGCTTTAGTAGAAGGTGCAAAAATAATTATAAATTATCTAAGTCATTATCTTGTTAAAAAGAAAAAAGCGCTGATATGTGTAGCAATAAGTTTCTTATTATTTCTCATAAGCAGTTTTGGAATGATTTTCATTAAAAATTCACTATGGCTTTATATCCTAAGCTGTACATGTTCGATTTCCTTTCCCTTAACTTTTGTTCCTATGTTCAAATTATATTGCACATATATTCGAAGAACAGAAAATGTCTTTTCCGGAATGACCAGAAGAGATTTTGAAATATTTTCTTTTAGACCTTGTTTATATTCATTAAGTTTTATAGGATTTAGTTTATACCCTTGTCTGATAATTGGCATAGTTGCTGTACCTATTATGTTTTTATCAGAAATTAAAATAATAAAAAAAGAATCCTTAGAAAGTATCAATTAGAGATTATGAAAGAATACTCAAAAGAAGAAATACTCAATCTTTCATTAGATAATAGTTTTGAAAATACTCTTCCTTCAATTATTAAGTATGCTGAAGAAAAAGATCCAAAATTTATCGGATTATTAGGTTATTGCTATGCCTATGGTTTTGAAGTCGAACAAGATGTAATAAAAGGAATAAAACTATTAGAACAAGCAGCTAATTCTTATGATTTGCAATCAGCTTTATATTTAGGAGAAATATATTCAGATCAATATATCGTTCCACATAATTACAAAAAAGCTTTAAAATGGTACAAATTTGGTTATGATAATGGATCTGCTATATGCGGTCTTTTTTATAATAAAATTTCAAAATTATACTCTGATATTGAAAAAGAAATTCTTTCTGAAAAAGAGACTAAATTTATTTTATAAAAAACAATACTTTGAATCTTTTGAATCAATAATATACTATTCAGACATACAAAAAGTAGAATTTATGTGCTACCTTTCTTATTTTTGCAAGAATGGAATATGCACGTTGGCTTTTCCACAATATGGAGAATATCTAATTGAAAATTCTTTAAAGTTGAATAAAAAATTAACTCTAAAACTAATAAAAGAATTAAAATTATAAAAAACTATTAGGATTTTTAGTCCTAATAGTTGCTATCTTAATATTTTAAGTTTTGATATTTTTTTACAATATTATAGAAATTTTGTTTAATATCATCTTCTCTAACTGAATTTAAATTTTCTAAATTTGATAAAACATTATCTATACTAGCATTCGCTTTATATTTTGAATCTCGCAAAATTAAAGCAAATTCTGCTACTGATGCAGCAAACTTGAGATTTTCTGTCGCTTCACTATTGCCACATATTAGTGTACTAAATACATTCTTATCTAAATTTCCATCATCGACATCTTTATATCTAACTTCTGCTTTCAATAATTCTTTTTTATCGCAATCAGCAGTAGGAACTATTTCAACAAGAGCTAAAGTTGTGCTTGCAGAACTCAGCTCACCAGCATCTTTTTCATTATTATTAAAATCATCAGAAGATATCATTCTATTTTCATATCCTAACAAACGATATTTGCTCACTGCTTCAGAATTAAATGTAATTTGTGCCTTTGCATCCTTAGCTACAACTTTTAATGTTGATCCTAATTGCTCTACAAAAACTTTT is a window encoding:
- a CDS encoding unknown (no significant homology to UniProt), which produces MEKFNIKKMYGYHRIIIYLVMQLSIFIVLLGITLYLKTIDLSKVNNKENFNEGFIIFIVLDVISAIGFLISIAIYLYWLYLYWFLPFKNADGEIIIIKITEKTIGDIMYCTIESNEFNNTIVKIRFVSTRYIHFFPFYKIGDYVEYFIREKDLSNPKVVVLYK
- a CDS encoding unknown (no significant homology to UniProt) translates to MKKDNLIFIHKLLKAIADSIIKLFLPLYILKQTNDINLAMLYLIIYSSCVMLTMFILKTIIQKFGVFAIMVHFIPIIVTMGLFSFLQIDITLVIIAAILMSFSQTLYSIPLNLIFTFGDKKTNVGKFQIASNLGKLTFTLISGYLLSSTIRNSFLILSIVSSIFYIGGTIPLFFSIKDLQSNYEIFKKTPNKKAKIDPWFIIFHISFGIFQPIMDNIVPLFLYINQLSFHAVTLMIALVEGAKIIINYLSHYLVKKKKALICVAISFLLFLISSFGMIFIKNSLWLYILSCTCSISFPLTFVPMFKLYCTYIRRTENVFSGMTRRDFEIFSFRPCLYSLSFIGFSLYPCLIIGIVAVPIMFLSEIKIIKKESLESIN
- a CDS encoding unknown (no significant homology to UniProt) gives rise to the protein MSSVSEYSNYSQENGITNKRLLKLANNNQKDELASMSYVDNYIPQERNEAEFDEEILFEENDVIYNLYASTNEYTDNGHKDDHPSGATKVRFIIRTNLVQNSNNRGRMVIGNIDYKYGI
- a CDS encoding sel1 domain protein repeat-containing protein (product inferred by homology to UniProt), whose product is MKEYSKEEILNLSLDNSFENTLPSIIKYAEEKDPKFIGLLGYCYAYGFEVEQDVIKGIKLLEQAANSYDLQSALYLGEIYSDQYIVPHNYKKALKWYKFGYDNGSAICGLFYNKISKLYSDIEKEILSEKETKFIL